The following is a genomic window from Planctomycetota bacterium.
GAAGCCGCAACGGCGGCTGAAAGCGTGCTGCTGTGCATGGTGTCTCTCTCTTCTCAGTAATGGCTTCGGACGTAGCGACGAGGGAACACACAACCCCTCAGAGGCGATGGCGCGAAGCACAGATGGATCTCAACTCTCCCGGTATCTCTTCCCTTGGTGGTGTGGTGTGCCACCGAGCGACGGCTGATCTCGGGAAGCTAGCAAAATGGGGTGTCGATGCAAGCGGAACCGACGCCCGTTCGGCAGCGAGGTGATCGTGGCGTGATCGAGCCGCGGGGAGGGGTGGGTCCGTTGGCTTTGAAACGCAAAGACGCAAAGAGGCGAAGGGCCGCAAAGGACAGAGAGGGAGCAGAGGCGTCCGCTTCGCAACGCTTTCTCTCTTCTTTGCGTTTCTTTGCGCCCTTTACGTCTTTGCGTTGAGCACTCGGCCGCCCCTATCTTCAGCCATGGCCGGTCACTCCAAATGGGCGAACATCAAGCACAAGAAGGCGGCGATCGACAAGAAGCGGGCCAAGGTTTGGGGCAAGATCGCCAAGAAGCTCATGGTCGCGGCCAAGTCGGGGTCAGACCCGCGTGACAATCTCAGCCTGCGCTATGTAATCGACGAGGCCAAAGCGGCGAACATGCCCAAGAACACGATCGAGAATGCCGTGGCCAAGGGGGCCGGCGAGCTCGGGGCGGAGAACTACGAGGAAGTCGTCTACGAGGGATACGGCCCGGCCGGCGTGGCGGTGCTGGTCGAGGTGTTGACCGACAATCGGGCTAGAACGGCGCCGGAGCTGCGGAACGTCTTCAGCAAGGCCGGGGGATCGCTCGGGACCAGCGGCAGCGTCGCGTATCAGTTCGAGAAGCAAGGCATCTTCGCCGTTCCGGCCGAGGGCGTGGACGAGGAGAAGCTGATGGAAGTCGCCCTGGAGGCGGGGGCGAGCGATGTCTCGGCCGAGGACGGCCTGTTCGTCGTGCTGTCGCCGATGACGGAATACGCGCAGGTGAAGGATGCCCTGGACGCGGCCGAGATCGGCGTCGAAAGCAGCGAGCTGGCCAACGTCGCCCAGAACACGATCGACCTGGATGAGGAGGGTGGCCGGAAGGTCATGAACCTCATCGAGGCGCTCGAAGACAACGAGGACGTCCAGACCGTCAGCCACAACGCCGGCCTGCCCGAGAGCCTGCTGGCCGAGTAGCAGCATCGCCGTCGGAATGACGTATCGACGGCTTCAGGATCATCGGCGAAGCTTGCGGTCGTGCGAGAGGATTCTCGGCCGAGCCGCGTCCTGCTGTGCCTCCGCTGGGGCATCGGCGACGTCGTCATGGCAACGCCGAGCTATCGCGCGCTGCGACAGCGGTTCCCGAGTGCGCAGATCGTCGTCCTCGGTGCGAAGCCTGCCACCGACTTCTTCGATGCGGACGATGTCGCGGACGACGTGCACGCCGTGCAGGACTTCGGCGTCGCGCACTGGGGCGATCGTTCGGCAGAGGCGAGTCGACGACTGACCGAGTGGTTCGACGGCCGCCCTTCGTTCGACTGGATCGTCGACGCCCTGCACGCAGCGCCGGCAGTCCAGGACGTCCTGCGCGAGCAGTCCGGCAACTGGCTCGACGGGCACCAGCCGACGCAGCACCGCCTGACGCGCGAGGGCATCGGGCTGACAGAAGCTGTCAACCGCGCGGCCGAGGTCGGCTGGGGCTTTCCCGTCGCCTCGCCGGGCAAACCTCGCGTGAGCGTCCGACGCGAGGACGACGTCTGGGCGGACGAGCAGGTGCAGACCACGCCCGGCTCGATGACGGCCGTCGCGCCGGTCGCGTCGATGCACCTCAAACGCTGGCCCGCCGAACGCTTTGCGGCGGTGTGCGATGACCTGCTGCACGACGGGCCCGTGCTGCTCTTCGTTGGGCCCGAGCGGGATGTCGCCGACGAGGTGCTGTCACACATGCGTTCGCCCGA
Proteins encoded in this region:
- a CDS encoding glycosyltransferase family 9 protein; this encodes MREDSRPSRVLLCLRWGIGDVVMATPSYRALRQRFPSAQIVVLGAKPATDFFDADDVADDVHAVQDFGVAHWGDRSAEASRRLTEWFDGRPSFDWIVDALHAAPAVQDVLREQSGNWLDGHQPTQHRLTREGIGLTEAVNRAAEVGWGFPVASPGKPRVSVRREDDVWADEQVQTTPGSMTAVAPVASMHLKRWPAERFAAVCDDLLHDGPVLLFVGPERDVADEVLSHMRSPERVRIVGPEHLLRQAALLRRCDRFLGNDTGLMHMAAAMGVATVGLFGPTSRRIVLPRHAPSIGLGDARDCPHFNDQQLDMPACWAAGHCLHSEPRSCIDRISVDDAQSSLRRVGGDVRLPVQVTGSGSQSVVGQHPPA
- a CDS encoding YebC/PmpR family DNA-binding transcriptional regulator, translating into MAGHSKWANIKHKKAAIDKKRAKVWGKIAKKLMVAAKSGSDPRDNLSLRYVIDEAKAANMPKNTIENAVAKGAGELGAENYEEVVYEGYGPAGVAVLVEVLTDNRARTAPELRNVFSKAGGSLGTSGSVAYQFEKQGIFAVPAEGVDEEKLMEVALEAGASDVSAEDGLFVVLSPMTEYAQVKDALDAAEIGVESSELANVAQNTIDLDEEGGRKVMNLIEALEDNEDVQTVSHNAGLPESLLAE